The nucleotide window AGCTGGAGTGGATCGCCAACCGGATGAAGCAGATCATCAAAGGCAAACACGCCTTCAAGGTGCGCGAGATCAGCGCCGACGAGGGGCGCGCACTGTTCAAGGACAACCCGTACAAGCTCGAACTGATCGACGGCCTCACCAAGGGACAGGACGAGTACGGCAACGCCTCCGCCGCCGCGCCGGTGCTCACCGTCTACCAGCAGGACACCTTCGTCGACCTGTGCCGCGGCCCGCACGTCGAAGCCACCAACGACCTGGACCCGAAGGGCTTCAAGATCCAGCAGGTGACCGGTTCGTACTGGCGCGGGGACAGCAAGAATAAGTCCCTCAAGCGGTTCCACGCGACCGCGTGGGCATCGGGCGACGACCTCAAAGCCCACCTCGCGCGGCTCGAAGAGGCGGCCAAACGCGACCACCGCAAAGTGGGCCGCGAACTGGACCTGTTCGCCAACGAGCCGGTGTTCGGCTCGGGCTTCCCGATGCTGCTCCCGAAGGGCGCGACCATCCGCCGGCTGCTCGAAACCTTCATCACCGACTACGAGCGCCGGGCCGGATACCTGCACGTGTTCACCCCGGACATCGCGAAGAAGGAACTGTACAAGATCTCGGGCCACTGGGACCACTACAAGGACAGCATGTTCCCGCCGATGGACATGGGGGAGGGCGGGAACGACGACGAAGAGCTGTGCCTGCGGCCGATGTGCTGCCCGCACCACATCCAGGTGTACAAGAGCAAGGCCCGGAGCTACCGCGACCTGCCGATCCGGATCGCGGAACTGGGCAACATGTACCGGTTCGAGCGGAGCGGGGTGGTCGGCGGCCTGTCACGAGTTCGGTGCATGACCCTCAACGATGCGCACCTGTTCGTGCGCCCGGACCAGGTGAAGCACGAGATCGCCGGCGTGCTTCAGTTGATGAAGAAGGCCTATGCGGACCTCGGCATCACCGAGTACCGGTTCCGGCTGTCGAAGAACGCGGACCCGGACGGCCCGCCGTCGGACAAGTACGTCGACAACCCGGCCATGTGGGAGAGCAGCACCAAGATGCTGCGCGAGGTGCTGCAGGAAAGCGGGATGCCGTTCTTCGAGGCGTGGAACGAGGCCGCGTTCTACGGCCCGAAGATCGACGTGCAGGTGAAGGACGTGATGGGGCGCGAGGAGACCCTCAGCACCATCCAGGCCGACCAGCACCTGCCGGCGAAGTTCGAGCTGGAGTACAAGGACAGCGACGACACCCCGAAGCGCCCGGTGATGATCCACCGCGGCGTGATCTCCACCATGGAGCGGATGATGTCGTACCTGATCGAGCTGTACGCGGGCGCGTTCCCGGTGTGGCTGGCGCCGGTGCAGGTGGCGATCGTGCCCATCGCGGACCGCCACTTCGCGTTCGCGCAGAAGCTCGGCGACGAACTCCTCGACAAGGATTACCGCGTGGACGTGGACCTGGGCGACAAGCGGATGCAGGCGAAGATTCGCGACGCTCAGCTCCAGAAGATCCCGTACATCCTGGTGATCGGCGACAAGGAAATGGAAGCGAACGCGGTCGCGGTGCGGCTGCGCGACGGCACCGACCTCGGGGCCAAGCCGGCTGCGGAGTTCGTCGCCATGCTCGAAGCGGTGGCGAAGTCGCGCACGCTGAAGCTGCTGCCGTAGGAACGTATCCGGTCGAACCGCCTATAAGGACTTCCGGTCAAAAGTTCGCTCGTCGAATGTCGTAACGTCACAAATTCAGTAGGGGCAAAAGCCCTGTGGCTTTATGACTTGCTGACCTGACGACTTCTGACCGGTAGACCTAAGCCTGATACCCTTCATTAAGTGTGAGGTTTGCGTCTCCGCGGGTTGTGATTGCAAGACGGTCGCGCAACCACAACCCGCGGAGGCCGCGTCGCTTTCCGTGCCCGGTGCTTACCTGGCAGAAGCTTCGACCTGTTGCACGGGGCAGAGTGCGGGCACGCTTGCCATAACCTCGCGCGAGAGTGTGGCGAGTACGGCGCCGGCGCGAGTGTGGCAAATACGTCTGGCAATTGGGTTGCGGTGCTTGTGGGCCGGGGCCACAGCCGTCGGCGTTGAACTGGTGAGACCCGCGATCTCGTGGGGCCGAGGACTGGTTCCTTTCGGGTTCGCACCATACTTCGATGCGGAGGCACCCGCCGCCTGGTCCCGATACATCTGGAATGCCGCTTCGGCGGCGATGAGGCGCTTCCACGGGTACGGGGACCGCCGGTCGTCGCGGACGAACGCTTCTAAAACCGCATTATCGTTGGTTCGGTAGCGCAAGCTGGCGTTCGCGTTAACCGCCCGGCAGATTACGTCAGAGGCAAATTGATTTGTCTTGGATAATGAGTGTTGGCGCGATGGCACTTCGTGCATCGTTGTATCGAACCGGCCATCATCGAACACGCCTGATACATGAACCCATCTGCGGTGCCGCTTTCTTGACGAGCCGCGACCGCCCGGGAGCGGGATACGTCACCCGCTCCCGGGCGGTCGCGGCTCGTTTTCAAACGTTACAACCAGCCACGGGTACGTGGTTAGAGTCCCGGCGGCGCGCCCGGAGCGACCGCCGATATTCGGAAGACAGCGCCGCGAACGATTTGGTTCGTTCGCAGCCTTTTTGGCCCGTTTCGGGTGCTTGAGGGGAGTAAATCGCCGGCGCTCGGCGTTACAGAACTGGCGGACCGGCCGCGGGGCGCCGGCCCGCATCTCGACTTCCGGAGGACGGTACCGATGACGACCCCTCAACCGTGCGCCCGGTGCGGCAACGAGATCCCGGCGGAGCGCCTTCAGGCGCTCCCCGAGACGCAGGTGTGTGTGGCGTGCAGCCGCGCGATGGGCGGTGAGTTCACGGTGTACGTAACGCCCGAGCGCATCAGCAAGGAAGGGAGCCTGAAGAAGAACTACGGCGGCTACACCACCCGCAAGGTGCGCAAGCCTATCAAACCCGCGGGTGGCGAGTAGCGCCGCGGCCCGGTCAGCCGACGGACACGAAGTTGGTGTTGAGCCGGTCGATGCTCCCGCTGATCGGGAGCTTGACACCGGTTCGCCCGTTGTACGATCCGTAGATCGAGGACTCGCCGGCGATGATGTCGGCCAGTCCGTCCCCGTCGGCGTCGACGGCCGCCAGGGCGAC belongs to Gemmata obscuriglobus and includes:
- the thrS gene encoding threonine--tRNA ligase, which gives rise to MATEAELKAAGEKYIPKDYDPALYKLRHSLAHVLAQAVVEKFPQAKPTIGPPNEYGFYYDFDLDVNPTEGELEWIANRMKQIIKGKHAFKVREISADEGRALFKDNPYKLELIDGLTKGQDEYGNASAAAPVLTVYQQDTFVDLCRGPHVEATNDLDPKGFKIQQVTGSYWRGDSKNKSLKRFHATAWASGDDLKAHLARLEEAAKRDHRKVGRELDLFANEPVFGSGFPMLLPKGATIRRLLETFITDYERRAGYLHVFTPDIAKKELYKISGHWDHYKDSMFPPMDMGEGGNDDEELCLRPMCCPHHIQVYKSKARSYRDLPIRIAELGNMYRFERSGVVGGLSRVRCMTLNDAHLFVRPDQVKHEIAGVLQLMKKAYADLGITEYRFRLSKNADPDGPPSDKYVDNPAMWESSTKMLREVLQESGMPFFEAWNEAAFYGPKIDVQVKDVMGREETLSTIQADQHLPAKFELEYKDSDDTPKRPVMIHRGVISTMERMMSYLIELYAGAFPVWLAPVQVAIVPIADRHFAFAQKLGDELLDKDYRVDVDLGDKRMQAKIRDAQLQKIPYILVIGDKEMEANAVAVRLRDGTDLGAKPAAEFVAMLEAVAKSRTLKLLP
- a CDS encoding TraR/DksA family transcriptional regulator, encoding MTTPQPCARCGNEIPAERLQALPETQVCVACSRAMGGEFTVYVTPERISKEGSLKKNYGGYTTRKVRKPIKPAGGE